A genomic segment from Lignipirellula cremea encodes:
- a CDS encoding pentapeptide repeat-containing protein has protein sequence MKASEIKMLRDRWSDPKTCSNAIAFIHGKGDAPFTRTAEQNEDLRGLPVSAMLREASLEYVDMSAATLEGFGQFIECSLRQCKLVKGSFTTNLGNAFYTCDFSTATLAGAMVRGSFTECDFTKSNLTGCMGVQCRFVRCRFHQTNFRKATLIQCLFENCSFEQCKFGNGSLASSRFIDSKIAPETLGNTLMENAVFE, from the coding sequence ATGAAAGCCTCCGAAATCAAAATGCTGAGAGATCGCTGGAGCGATCCGAAGACTTGCAGCAACGCGATCGCATTTATTCACGGAAAAGGAGACGCTCCTTTTACAAGGACGGCGGAACAAAACGAAGACCTTCGCGGGCTTCCTGTTTCCGCTATGCTACGCGAAGCGTCGCTGGAATATGTCGACATGTCGGCTGCAACACTGGAGGGGTTCGGGCAGTTTATTGAGTGCTCGTTACGTCAGTGTAAACTCGTTAAGGGAAGCTTTACGACGAATCTCGGAAACGCTTTTTACACTTGTGACTTTTCCACTGCTACTCTTGCTGGCGCAATGGTGCGAGGGTCATTCACGGAATGTGATTTCACAAAATCCAACCTGACGGGTTGCATGGGTGTTCAGTGTCGGTTCGTTCGCTGCAGGTTTCATCAGACCAATTTCCGCAAGGCCACATTGATACAATGTCTTTTTGAAAACTGCAGCTTTGAGCAATGTAAGTTTGGAAACGGATCACTAGCATCGTCAAGATTCATTGATAGTAAAATAGCTCCCGAAACTCTGGGCAATACATTGATGGAAAATGCTGTATTCGAGTAG